The Pelistega ratti genome window below encodes:
- a CDS encoding aminotransferase class IV family protein yields the protein MMNTIFPLFETIAIEKGQVCNIEAHQYRYEQSVREYYSSSYSSINYLNLRQIIDASLPSSLHTEALLRCRLDYNHQSYQIQFFPYQRKVYHHFLPIICDDIDYHLKLTDRALLSTLLTQKGAADEIIIIKQGYVTDCSIGNLIFRKGSQWFTPNTPLLKGTMRQTLLNTNKLIEIPIRLEDLTEYEEIRLINALNPL from the coding sequence ATGATGAATACGATATTTCCTTTATTTGAAACCATTGCAATTGAGAAAGGACAAGTCTGTAATATCGAAGCTCACCAATATCGTTATGAACAAAGTGTGCGAGAGTATTATTCAAGTAGTTATTCATCTATAAACTATTTAAATTTAAGACAAATTATTGATGCTTCACTCCCCTCTTCATTACATACTGAAGCATTATTACGCTGTCGGTTAGATTATAATCACCAATCTTATCAAATACAGTTTTTCCCCTATCAACGCAAGGTTTATCACCACTTTCTTCCTATTATTTGTGATGATATTGACTATCACCTCAAATTAACTGATCGTGCATTATTGAGTACACTTTTAACACAAAAAGGGGCAGCCGATGAAATTATAATTATCAAACAAGGCTATGTAACAGATTGCTCTATTGGTAATCTTATTTTTAGGAAAGGCTCTCAGTGGTTCACACCTAATACTCCCTTACTAAAAGGGACAATGCGTCAGACTTTACTCAATACGAATAAACTTATTGAAATTCCTATTCGTTTAGAAGATCTGACTGAATATGAAGAAATTCGCTTAATTAATGCACTTAATCCCCTTTAA
- the pyrH gene encoding UMP kinase yields the protein MMSTSYKRVLLKLSGEALMGEDAFGINRSTIVRMTEEIAEVAKQGVELAIVIGGGNIFRGIAPGAQGMDRATADYMGMLATVMNALALQDALKNHGVVARVQSALNIDQVVEPYIRPKALRYLEEKKVVIFAAGTGNPFFTTDTAAALRGAEMGVEIVLKATKVDGIYTADPNKDPTATRYSRVAFDEAISKRLEVMDATAFALCRDQKLPIKVFSINKAGALKRVIAGEDEGTLVHV from the coding sequence ATCATGTCAACATCATATAAGCGTGTGCTACTCAAATTATCGGGTGAGGCACTCATGGGTGAAGATGCTTTTGGGATTAATCGTTCAACGATTGTCCGTATGACAGAGGAAATTGCTGAAGTAGCAAAGCAAGGTGTAGAATTAGCTATTGTGATTGGTGGTGGTAATATTTTCCGAGGTATTGCACCAGGAGCACAAGGTATGGATCGTGCTACGGCTGATTATATGGGTATGTTAGCAACCGTCATGAATGCATTAGCATTACAAGATGCCTTAAAAAATCATGGTGTTGTAGCTCGTGTACAGTCTGCTTTAAATATTGATCAAGTGGTTGAGCCTTATATCCGCCCTAAAGCATTACGCTATCTTGAAGAAAAGAAAGTGGTTATCTTTGCAGCAGGGACAGGTAATCCTTTCTTTACAACTGATACTGCAGCCGCATTGCGTGGTGCAGAGATGGGGGTTGAGATTGTCTTAAAAGCGACTAAAGTGGATGGTATTTATACAGCTGATCCTAATAAAGATCCTACCGCTACGCGTTATTCTCGTGTTGCTTTTGATGAAGCGATTAGCAAACGTTTAGAAGTGATGGATGCAACAGCATTTGCACTTTGTCGTGATCAAAAACTACCAATTAAAGTCTTCTCTATCAATAAAGCTGGCGCACTAAAACGTGTTATTGCTGGTGAAGATGAAGGTACATTAGTTCACGTATAA
- the tsf gene encoding translation elongation factor Ts, with protein MAEITAAMVRELREKTDAPMMECKKALTEADGDLARAEEILRVKLGNKASKAATRVTAEGLIGIYTSEDGKTGALIEVNCETDFVAKNPEFVDFVAELAKKVALENPADVAALNALPFGEGTVETTRTALVGKIGENMTVRRFHRIATPHQVASYSHGGRIGVLVEFEGADEVGKDVAMHVAATKPKALNADGVPAEDIEKERSVAAQKAAESGKPAEIVEKMVEGSVAKYLKEVTLFNQPFVKNDKQTVEQMLKEKKAAVHSFGLFIVGEGIEKVETDFAAEVAAMAKA; from the coding sequence ATGGCTGAAATTACCGCTGCAATGGTTAGAGAGTTACGTGAAAAAACAGACGCACCGATGATGGAATGTAAAAAAGCATTAACGGAGGCTGATGGTGATTTAGCACGTGCAGAAGAGATTCTTCGTGTGAAATTAGGTAATAAAGCAAGTAAAGCAGCTACACGTGTAACAGCTGAAGGACTTATCGGTATTTATACTTCTGAAGATGGTAAAACAGGTGCATTAATTGAAGTAAACTGTGAAACTGACTTCGTGGCTAAAAACCCAGAGTTCGTTGATTTCGTTGCAGAATTAGCGAAAAAAGTTGCCCTTGAAAATCCAGCTGATGTTGCTGCACTCAATGCACTTCCTTTTGGTGAAGGTACAGTAGAAACAACTCGTACCGCCTTAGTTGGTAAAATTGGTGAGAATATGACTGTACGTCGTTTCCACCGTATTGCAACCCCACACCAAGTGGCTAGCTATAGCCATGGCGGTCGTATTGGCGTATTAGTTGAATTTGAAGGTGCAGATGAAGTAGGTAAAGATGTTGCAATGCACGTTGCTGCCACAAAACCAAAAGCATTAAATGCTGATGGTGTACCTGCTGAAGATATTGAAAAAGAACGTTCTGTCGCGGCACAAAAAGCGGCTGAATCTGGTAAACCAGCTGAGATTGTTGAAAAAATGGTTGAAGGCTCTGTTGCTAAATATCTCAAAGAAGTTACCTTATTCAACCAACCTTTTGTTAAAAACGATAAACAAACAGTTGAGCAAATGCTTAAAGAGAAAAAAGCAGCTGTTCATAGCTTCGGTTTATTTATCGTAGGTGAAGGTATTGAGAAAGTTGAAACAGACTTTGCTGCTGAAGTAGCGGCTATGGCAAAAGCATAA
- a CDS encoding disulfide bond formation protein B: MNTTQKILNTIALICLLALGFALFSQHYLGMYPCAWCVLQRFILLVIAVVCLLSNLFRSTYFIRFFAFLSAGLSLSGVLSAWYQYNVAAKMLSCDMTFADVFMSRWTHLDAAVPWLFGIFATCMDAQVSLLGIEYSLWSLGLFVLMAIASLIALFKKNTRHLFH; encoded by the coding sequence ATGAATACCACACAAAAAATACTGAATACCATTGCATTAATCTGTTTACTTGCCCTTGGATTTGCTTTATTTTCCCAACACTATTTGGGAATGTACCCTTGTGCTTGGTGTGTATTGCAACGTTTTATTCTCCTCGTTATAGCGGTGGTTTGCTTACTTTCTAACCTCTTTCGTTCTACTTATTTTATCCGTTTTTTCGCCTTTTTAAGTGCAGGATTATCCTTATCTGGCGTATTAAGTGCATGGTATCAATACAATGTTGCGGCTAAAATGCTTTCTTGTGATATGACATTCGCCGATGTCTTTATGTCCCGTTGGACACATTTAGATGCCGCAGTACCGTGGTTATTTGGTATTTTCGCCACTTGTATGGATGCACAAGTTAGCTTATTGGGTATTGAATATTCGTTATGGTCATTAGGTCTCTTTGTGTTGATGGCTATCGCTTCTCTTATTGCTCTATTTAAGAAAAACACTCGACATCTTTTTCATTAA
- a CDS encoding nucleotidyltransferase family protein, with amino-acid sequence MFKYYLPLDKLDNSVYIQFGCECMRPSELLLQYKEDIKVIFVKYPHIKSPHIFGSVCDGSDEEGSDIDFLVYPDRGVTYFDIAELQSDLENLLQCRVDITTPRGLPNQWRDKIIHHAVLL; translated from the coding sequence GTGTTCAAGTATTACTTACCATTAGATAAATTAGATAATAGTGTTTATATTCAGTTTGGATGTGAGTGTATGCGACCATCGGAATTACTTTTACAGTATAAAGAAGATATTAAAGTGATTTTTGTTAAATATCCTCATATTAAATCTCCTCATATTTTTGGTTCGGTTTGTGATGGTTCTGATGAAGAGGGTAGTGATATTGACTTCTTGGTCTATCCTGATCGTGGTGTAACCTATTTTGATATTGCTGAGTTACAATCTGATTTAGAAAACCTTTTACAGTGTCGGGTTGATATTACTACACCTAGGGGATTACCCAATCAATGGCGAGATAAAATAATCCATCATGCGGTGTTATTATGA
- a CDS encoding MarC family protein, which produces MFSTFFTNFLFVLATILPILNPPSVIPIFWTMTSGASNQTRKMLSQRIAINIFIMIVAAIFLGNLVLSMLGISLAVVRVGGGILVIAAAWKLLNAEDPDTGMHPISNEEYTLDKAKNNAFYPLTFPIACGPGTIAAAITVGASLQHNQLNLATFFTLSGTIVGVIVIAVIVYFCLRFAAQFLHRLGNNGSIIFMRLSAFILLCVGVQICWAGIHDLAMSLASDINQLT; this is translated from the coding sequence ATGTTTTCCACCTTTTTCACCAATTTTCTTTTTGTATTGGCTACTATTCTTCCGATTTTAAATCCTCCCTCTGTTATTCCTATCTTTTGGACAATGACAAGTGGCGCTAGCAATCAAACTCGGAAAATGCTATCTCAACGTATTGCGATCAACATCTTTATTATGATTGTGGCGGCTATTTTCCTTGGTAATCTCGTGCTAAGTATGTTGGGTATCTCTTTAGCCGTTGTACGTGTCGGTGGGGGTATCTTGGTTATTGCTGCGGCATGGAAATTACTCAATGCAGAAGACCCTGATACTGGTATGCATCCGATTAGTAATGAAGAATATACGCTAGATAAAGCAAAAAATAATGCTTTTTATCCACTTACCTTCCCTATTGCTTGTGGTCCGGGTACGATTGCTGCCGCTATTACCGTAGGGGCAAGTTTACAACACAATCAGTTAAACTTAGCTACTTTCTTTACATTAAGTGGTACTATTGTAGGTGTAATAGTCATTGCGGTTATTGTTTATTTCTGTTTACGCTTTGCCGCTCAATTCTTGCATCGTTTAGGCAACAATGGGTCGATTATCTTTATGCGACTTTCTGCCTTTATTTTGCTATGTGTAGGGGTTCAAATTTGCTGGGCAGGCATACATGATTTAGCAATGAGTTTAGCGAGTGATATTAACCAGTTAACATGA
- the map gene encoding type I methionyl aminopeptidase produces the protein MFYFYTSFMQILKKPEEIAQMKAACQGAAQALDYITPFVKAGITTGELDRLVLDYITNVLHAKSATIGYGNPPFPASICTSINNVICHGIPGDRVLKNGDIMNIDITIIKEGWFGDTSRMFYIGEPSIQARKLTETAYECMWLGIEQVKPGATLGDIGHAIQTHAQAQGFSVVRDYCGHGVGRVFHDDPMVLHYGKPHTGTKLVEGMTFTIEPMINAGHYATRLMPDQWTVVTKDRSLSAQWEHTVIVTADGYEVLTVSDQMRPPPDFIQKG, from the coding sequence ATTTTTTATTTTTATACAAGTTTTATGCAAATCCTTAAAAAACCTGAAGAGATTGCTCAAATGAAAGCTGCCTGCCAAGGTGCAGCACAAGCATTGGATTATATTACACCCTTTGTTAAAGCAGGCATCACAACAGGTGAGCTTGATCGTCTAGTATTAGACTATATTACCAATGTACTCCATGCTAAGTCTGCAACGATTGGCTATGGCAACCCTCCGTTTCCTGCCAGTATCTGCACCTCTATTAATAACGTCATCTGTCATGGTATTCCCGGTGATCGTGTGCTTAAAAATGGTGATATTATGAATATTGATATTACGATTATTAAAGAGGGTTGGTTTGGTGATACAAGCCGTATGTTCTATATTGGCGAACCTTCTATTCAAGCTCGTAAACTAACTGAAACAGCGTATGAATGTATGTGGTTAGGTATTGAACAAGTGAAACCTGGGGCAACATTAGGTGATATTGGTCATGCCATTCAAACACACGCCCAAGCCCAAGGATTTTCTGTTGTTCGGGACTATTGCGGTCATGGTGTAGGACGTGTTTTCCATGATGATCCTATGGTTTTACATTATGGCAAACCCCATACTGGTACAAAACTCGTAGAAGGAATGACATTCACAATTGAGCCTATGATTAATGCAGGACACTATGCAACACGTTTAATGCCCGACCAATGGACTGTTGTGACTAAGGATCGTAGTTTATCTGCACAATGGGAGCATACTGTTATTGTAACCGCTGATGGTTATGAAGTGCTTACTGTTTCCGATCAAATGCGACCACCACCAGACTTTATTCAAAAAGGATAA
- a CDS encoding anthranilate synthase component II, producing MRLLIINNHDSFTYNLVDYIRRLNITFDVVTVEQLEIDQVEQYSHILISPGPDIPDAYPQLFALLERYYQHKSILGVCLGHQTLCQFFGATLYNLDKVRHGQSKQLNVIKASLLFHHLPLSFQIGLYHSWVVSIDNFPDVLDITAVCEDKLIMAVQHKTLPLFGVQFHPESFISENGLALLSNWLKGEM from the coding sequence ATGCGTTTATTGATTATTAATAATCATGATTCTTTTACTTATAATCTAGTGGATTATATACGGCGGTTAAATATTACTTTTGATGTTGTTACTGTTGAGCAATTAGAGATAGATCAAGTTGAGCAATATAGTCATATCTTAATTTCACCGGGGCCAGATATCCCTGATGCTTATCCTCAGCTTTTTGCTTTATTAGAGCGATACTATCAGCATAAATCTATTTTGGGTGTTTGTCTGGGACATCAAACCCTATGCCAGTTTTTTGGTGCAACACTCTATAATCTTGATAAAGTACGACATGGACAATCAAAACAGTTAAATGTGATAAAAGCCTCTTTATTATTCCATCATTTACCACTATCATTTCAGATTGGTTTATACCATTCATGGGTCGTATCAATAGACAACTTTCCTGATGTATTGGATATAACTGCTGTATGTGAGGATAAACTGATTATGGCGGTTCAGCATAAGACATTACCACTTTTTGGGGTGCAGTTTCACCCAGAGTCTTTTATCTCTGAAAATGGTTTAGCGCTTTTATCCAATTGGCTAAAAGGAGAGATGTAA
- a CDS encoding [protein-PII] uridylyltransferase, with amino-acid sequence MTSLLEIKKSITQKREQLRERYKKGKINANTFLSRNTRIIDQCFKEVIQQYPLPAGTALCAVGGYGRKELYPYSDIDILLLIAKEPNTADQEKLAQLIQSFWDLGIDIGASIRTIDDCLHEAKKDITVETSLLECRYILGEHKTFLQLQKKFKKFHQPRDFFLGKQLEFKQRYARYNNTPYSLEPNGKESPGALRDIHLLHWLALSNNMKGGWKALVDAQLMTAKEAEVITKAENNFKRFRIELQLIHRKRDDRVLFHVQPLLAEVYGHKSIAGKRASESFMQSYYGVARLVNLITHFMLQNFKDYLFPGQDKRIIILDEDFQRIGHLLDIREEDAFIKKPHLLLKTFLVLQHYPELEDLSVKTQRLIWEHRKLVDTQFREDPQNQETFLAILQQPTGIVQNLRLLSKLKILPRYIPSWQKIVGQMQHDLFHVYTVDQHILQVIRHLYRFTMPEYAQENPLASRLMAEFDRYWILYIAALFHDIAKGRGGDHSILGAIDIKAFAQQHRLLAEDIELLEFLVANHLLMSTVAQKKDISDPAVINDFSKAVKTRRHLDALYLLTVADIRGTSPKVWNNWKDQLLQNLYQSTVQLFEGDTFDRQTILSQRKTEAKHLIQAVGLTDKQRDDFWHQMDIAYFLRHEAEDIAWHTQVLFPYVGTRQTIVRARYAAKSDHIQIVVFTPDQPHLFEKILAYFYQHHLNILDARIHTSIDGYALDSFSISFNEGENPNHLIHTIEKTLVKAIQQENLKPPKSFTTKVGAEARQSRIFPIVPSITLRKDEYGSTWLLSITTTDCPGILYHLAHLLSKHHINLHMAKIMTLGERAEDIFIIESPYLDNEKNQLSFERDILDTLNHLIELK; translated from the coding sequence ATGACCTCACTTCTTGAGATCAAAAAAAGCATTACACAGAAACGTGAACAGTTAAGAGAGCGGTATAAAAAGGGCAAGATAAATGCCAATACTTTTTTAAGTAGAAACACACGGATTATTGACCAATGCTTTAAAGAAGTGATTCAGCAATATCCCCTACCCGCAGGGACAGCACTCTGTGCTGTAGGGGGATATGGTCGCAAAGAACTTTATCCTTACTCTGATATTGATATCCTCTTATTAATTGCCAAAGAGCCCAATACGGCTGATCAAGAAAAACTTGCTCAACTTATTCAATCCTTTTGGGATTTGGGAATAGACATTGGTGCAAGTATTCGCACCATAGATGATTGCCTTCATGAAGCCAAAAAAGATATTACGGTAGAAACCAGTTTACTCGAATGCCGATATATCCTTGGAGAGCATAAAACATTTCTACAGCTTCAAAAGAAATTCAAAAAATTTCACCAACCTCGAGATTTCTTTTTAGGTAAACAATTAGAATTCAAACAGCGTTATGCTCGCTATAACAATACCCCCTACTCTTTAGAACCCAATGGAAAAGAGTCTCCGGGAGCTTTACGCGATATCCACCTTTTACACTGGCTAGCCTTATCAAACAATATGAAAGGTGGTTGGAAAGCCTTAGTAGATGCACAGCTAATGACCGCTAAAGAAGCAGAAGTTATCACTAAAGCAGAAAATAACTTTAAGCGCTTTCGGATTGAATTACAGTTGATTCATCGTAAACGGGACGATCGTGTCCTTTTTCATGTACAACCTTTACTTGCCGAAGTATATGGTCATAAAAGCATCGCAGGTAAACGTGCATCAGAAAGTTTTATGCAAAGCTATTATGGGGTTGCTCGATTAGTAAATCTTATTACCCATTTTATGCTACAAAATTTTAAGGACTATCTTTTCCCAGGGCAAGATAAACGGATTATTATACTTGATGAGGACTTTCAGCGTATTGGGCATTTACTGGATATTCGTGAAGAAGATGCATTTATTAAAAAACCACACCTTTTGCTAAAAACCTTTTTAGTTTTACAACACTATCCAGAGCTAGAGGATTTAAGTGTTAAAACACAACGTCTCATCTGGGAACACCGAAAATTAGTTGATACGCAATTTAGAGAAGACCCTCAAAATCAAGAAACTTTCTTAGCTATTTTGCAACAACCTACAGGTATTGTACAGAATTTACGACTACTATCTAAACTGAAAATTCTGCCTCGTTATATCCCTAGTTGGCAAAAAATTGTAGGACAAATGCAACATGATCTCTTTCATGTTTATACGGTTGATCAGCATATTTTGCAAGTTATTCGTCATCTTTATCGTTTCACTATGCCAGAATATGCACAAGAAAATCCATTGGCATCTCGTTTGATGGCTGAATTTGACCGATATTGGATTTTATATATTGCAGCACTTTTTCATGATATTGCTAAAGGTCGAGGTGGTGATCACTCTATTTTAGGGGCAATTGATATTAAAGCCTTTGCACAACAACACCGTTTATTAGCGGAAGATATAGAACTCTTAGAATTCTTGGTAGCTAACCATTTATTAATGTCCACTGTGGCACAAAAGAAAGATATTTCAGATCCAGCGGTTATTAATGATTTTAGTAAAGCGGTAAAAACTAGACGACACCTAGATGCTTTATATCTTTTAACCGTTGCTGATATTCGTGGCACAAGCCCTAAAGTATGGAATAACTGGAAAGATCAGCTTTTACAAAACCTCTACCAAAGTACCGTACAATTATTTGAAGGCGATACCTTTGATCGTCAAACTATTTTATCGCAACGTAAAACCGAAGCCAAACATCTTATTCAAGCTGTCGGATTAACCGATAAACAACGTGATGATTTTTGGCATCAAATGGATATTGCCTATTTTCTACGTCATGAAGCAGAGGATATCGCTTGGCATACTCAAGTATTATTTCCCTATGTTGGCACACGTCAAACCATTGTTCGTGCACGTTATGCTGCCAAAAGTGATCATATCCAAATTGTTGTTTTTACGCCTGATCAACCACATCTTTTTGAAAAAATCCTGGCATATTTTTATCAGCATCATCTTAATATTCTTGATGCCCGTATTCATACCAGCATAGATGGTTATGCTTTAGATAGTTTTTCTATCTCATTTAATGAGGGAGAAAACCCAAATCATTTAATTCATACCATTGAAAAGACACTTGTAAAAGCAATACAGCAAGAAAACCTAAAACCACCCAAATCATTTACAACAAAGGTTGGTGCAGAGGCACGACAATCCCGTATTTTTCCTATTGTTCCTAGTATTACCTTACGTAAAGACGAATATGGTTCAACATGGTTATTATCTATCACAACAACGGACTGTCCCGGAATCCTCTATCACTTAGCCCATTTATTGAGTAAACATCATATTAATTTACACATGGCTAAAATTATGACATTAGGTGAGCGAGCAGAAGATATTTTTATTATTGAGAGTCCCTATTTAGATAATGAAAAAAATCAGTTATCATTTGAACGGGATATTTTAGATACCTTAAATCATTTAATTGAGTTGAAGTAA
- the rpsB gene encoding 30S ribosomal protein S2, translated as MSLMRQMLEAGVHFGHQTRYWNPKMGQYIFGQRNKIHIINLEKTVVKYLEALNFVRQTAARGGDILFVGTKRSARDIIAAEAERAGVPYVNNRWLGGMMTNFKTVKSSVKRLKDMEAAQTDGSVERLTKKEALMFSRELEKLNKSIGGIKNMNKLPAALFVVDVGYHKIAIQEARTLGIPVIAVVDTNHSPDGVDFVIPGNDDSAKAIELYASGIANAILEGREQRLNGLVEEIQEEVVEEAVAEEASAAE; from the coding sequence ATGTCATTAATGCGTCAAATGTTAGAAGCTGGTGTTCATTTCGGTCACCAAACACGTTACTGGAACCCAAAAATGGGTCAATACATTTTTGGTCAACGTAACAAAATCCATATCATTAACCTAGAAAAAACAGTTGTTAAATACCTAGAAGCCCTAAACTTCGTTCGTCAGACAGCTGCTCGCGGTGGTGATATTCTATTTGTAGGTACAAAACGTTCTGCGCGCGATATTATCGCTGCAGAAGCTGAACGTGCTGGCGTACCTTATGTTAATAATCGCTGGTTAGGCGGTATGATGACTAACTTTAAAACAGTTAAATCATCTGTTAAACGTCTAAAAGATATGGAAGCTGCTCAAACAGACGGTAGTGTTGAGCGTTTGACTAAAAAAGAAGCATTAATGTTCTCTCGTGAATTAGAGAAACTTAATAAATCAATCGGTGGTATCAAAAACATGAACAAATTGCCTGCAGCTTTGTTCGTTGTTGACGTTGGTTATCACAAAATTGCTATTCAAGAAGCACGTACTCTAGGTATTCCTGTTATCGCTGTTGTGGATACTAACCACTCACCAGATGGTGTTGATTTTGTTATTCCAGGTAACGATGACTCAGCTAAAGCGATTGAATTATATGCTTCTGGTATTGCTAATGCTATTCTTGAGGGTCGTGAACAACGCCTAAATGGTTTAGTTGAAGAAATTCAAGAAGAAGTTGTAGAAGAAGCTGTTGCTGAAGAAGCGTCAGCTGCTGAGTAA
- a CDS encoding Lrp/AsnC family transcriptional regulator: MQNLDETDHKLLSLLRENARYSIAYLAKKLQVSRGTVSNRLAKLEDEGVIRGYTVELRPENELNRVHAWTSIVIEGNMTLSVVKALRGDPCVSAIYDTNGRWDILVELRANSLEELGKALERIRLIKNISKSETSIHLKNYM; this comes from the coding sequence ATGCAAAATTTAGATGAAACAGATCATAAATTACTAAGTTTATTAAGAGAAAACGCCCGTTATTCTATTGCCTATTTGGCAAAGAAATTACAGGTCTCTCGTGGAACAGTAAGTAATCGCCTTGCAAAGCTAGAAGATGAAGGAGTGATTAGAGGATATACAGTTGAGTTACGTCCTGAAAATGAGCTTAATCGTGTTCATGCATGGACAAGTATTGTGATAGAGGGGAATATGACATTATCGGTGGTAAAAGCACTGCGAGGCGATCCTTGTGTAAGTGCAATTTACGATACCAATGGGCGCTGGGATATTTTAGTTGAATTAAGGGCAAATTCTTTAGAAGAGCTAGGGAAGGCCCTTGAGCGTATTCGTTTGATTAAGAATATTAGTAAATCTGAAACGAGTATTCATCTTAAAAATTATATGTGA
- a CDS encoding aminodeoxychorismate synthase component I, with product MSFSAFIQQANTLGSQRIPFFFLIDFEKEKPIIVPLEKAIQQGIYYMISGKSNFTFPTLTDSPTTQAKEKFPITFTPFPISFAEYQKGFDIVQQELHKGNTYLLNLSYPTPLCTSATLADIFIQSQAKYKLWLDQQFVCFSPEPFIRTQHNTIYTYPMKGTIDATLDNAEQLLLNNEKEKREHYTVVDLLRNDLATVAHSIEVTRFRYIERISTARGDILQTSSEIQGQLDPHWQAHIGTLLDKLLPAGSISGAPKEKTVQIIQQAEGSSRGYYTGVFGLFDGKNIDSAVAIRFIEQRDHQFYFRSGGGITAQSDVEEEYKELIQKVYIPFQPSTSK from the coding sequence ATGTCGTTCTCTGCTTTTATTCAACAAGCGAATACGCTTGGAAGTCAGCGTATCCCCTTTTTCTTTCTTATTGATTTTGAAAAAGAAAAACCCATTATTGTTCCATTAGAAAAAGCGATACAACAAGGTATTTATTATATGATTTCTGGTAAAAGCAATTTTACCTTTCCGACATTAACTGATAGCCCAACCACTCAAGCAAAAGAGAAGTTTCCTATTACATTTACCCCCTTTCCTATATCATTTGCTGAATATCAGAAAGGATTTGATATTGTTCAGCAGGAATTACACAAAGGAAATACCTATTTATTAAACCTTAGCTATCCAACACCGCTTTGTACATCAGCAACGTTAGCGGATATTTTTATACAAAGTCAAGCCAAATATAAACTCTGGCTTGATCAGCAATTTGTCTGCTTTTCACCTGAACCTTTTATCCGTACACAGCATAATACTATTTATACTTATCCGATGAAAGGTACAATTGATGCAACTTTGGATAATGCAGAACAATTACTACTCAACAATGAAAAAGAAAAACGAGAACATTATACGGTGGTTGATTTATTACGAAATGACTTAGCAACAGTAGCCCATTCTATTGAAGTCACTCGTTTTCGGTATATTGAGCGTATTTCTACGGCTAGAGGGGATATTCTCCAAACAAGTTCAGAAATTCAAGGTCAATTAGATCCGCACTGGCAAGCACATATTGGGACACTATTAGATAAACTCTTACCTGCTGGCTCTATTAGCGGTGCACCCAAAGAAAAAACAGTACAGATTATTCAACAAGCAGAAGGGAGTTCTCGTGGGTATTACACGGGTGTTTTTGGTCTATTTGATGGCAAAAATATTGATAGTGCCGTTGCTATTCGCTTTATTGAACAACGAGACCATCAGTTTTATTTCCGAAGCGGTGGTGGTATTACCGCTCAAAGTGATGTTGAAGAAGAATATAAAGAGTTAATTCAAAAAGTCTATATTCCTTTTCAACCCTCTACCTCTAAATAA
- a CDS encoding DUF86 domain-containing protein — MNRKDYRIVDYLSYITEYILNIENYAKEISEEEFLSNQLVKDAVLYNFAIMGEASFKAFFR, encoded by the coding sequence ATGAATAGAAAAGATTATCGTATAGTTGATTATCTTTCTTATATCACCGAATATATTTTGAATATAGAGAATTATGCAAAAGAAATAAGTGAAGAGGAGTTTTTATCTAATCAATTGGTTAAAGATGCTGTATTGTACAATTTTGCCATTATGGGAGAGGCAAGTTTTAAAGCGTTCTTTAGGTAA